One Sulfolobus sp. S-194 DNA segment encodes these proteins:
- a CDS encoding metallopeptidase TldD-related protein, which yields MVQIFFNSKEDSLIITRSGKYSQNSQVKAEMALTPEGWILENKEISFQPSKNFTPCISYEEKEDVYHEVINKAEKLIPYIDKIVIKRIERRVGECKEIKFIALVEKDYLKVGGKVQYIDSLVSYLQNEIKSVKRILRDYQTGGRVRVILSPEVFGTIIAYTIKILLNGNYPRLKLYEKVFPLTVFDNPLNDISPAFTVFDDEGVLTRKKELIGDGVVQDYLGTLYSRFGNPGNARGIPPEPDFFTLEIKGGDWSLEEMRDENKDAITIYGVESVQIIENSIRITPKIVEKDGIGLRIREIAVPFQDLLSIEALSKNVKPFALDEQHGIVSPYVLMPVRIILF from the coding sequence ATGGTACAAATCTTTTTTAATTCCAAGGAGGATTCCCTAATTATTACAAGGTCTGGAAAATACTCACAAAACTCTCAAGTTAAAGCAGAAATGGCTCTAACACCGGAAGGCTGGATTCTTGAAAATAAAGAAATTAGTTTTCAACCAAGTAAAAACTTTACTCCTTGTATTTCGTACGAGGAGAAAGAAGATGTATATCACGAGGTTATAAATAAAGCTGAGAAGTTAATTCCTTATATAGACAAGATAGTTATAAAGAGAATTGAGAGGAGAGTAGGAGAATGCAAAGAAATAAAATTCATCGCATTAGTGGAAAAAGATTACCTAAAAGTAGGAGGTAAAGTTCAGTACATAGATAGTTTAGTTAGTTATTTACAGAACGAGATAAAAAGTGTAAAGCGGATACTCAGAGACTATCAAACCGGAGGTAGAGTTAGAGTAATTTTGTCTCCAGAGGTTTTTGGTACTATAATAGCGTATACTATTAAGATTTTACTAAACGGAAATTATCCTAGACTAAAACTTTATGAAAAAGTATTTCCCTTAACGGTATTTGATAACCCACTTAATGATATTTCTCCAGCATTTACAGTTTTTGATGATGAGGGAGTTTTAACGAGAAAGAAGGAATTAATAGGTGATGGAGTAGTTCAGGATTACTTAGGCACACTCTATTCAAGATTTGGCAATCCAGGTAATGCAAGAGGAATACCACCAGAACCGGACTTCTTTACTTTAGAAATTAAAGGTGGAGATTGGAGTTTAGAAGAAATGAGAGATGAGAATAAAGATGCTATAACTATATACGGTGTTGAATCTGTACAGATCATTGAAAATAGCATAAGGATAACACCTAAAATTGTTGAGAAGGACGGTATTGGGTTAAGAATAAGAGAGATAGCTGTTCCTTTCCAAGACCTTCTATCTATAGAGGCTTTGTCAAAAAATGTAAAACCCTTTGCATTAGATGAACAACACGGAATAGTTTCACCATATGTTTTAATGCCGGTAAGAATAATATTATTTTAG
- a CDS encoding methyltransferase domain-containing protein: protein MINENDFHPILRMGITVDEEIFIAKKISKILSEIQGKILDYACGNCLIPIYISITNNKEIYCIDDWKYVNRKEVEGLISKYTAKVKLFDGLDKIPFSDKYFDFIYSVMYFYNLKRDKLKETLNEVLRVLKDNGKILIVDMIMIRGKIKKEMEERKYSLDHYEEANGLFFSIWKKL from the coding sequence ATGATTAACGAAAATGATTTTCATCCGATTTTAAGAATGGGCATAACGGTCGATGAAGAGATATTTATAGCTAAGAAGATAAGTAAAATATTAAGTGAAATTCAAGGAAAAATATTGGATTATGCTTGTGGAAATTGCTTGATTCCAATTTACATCTCCATAACAAATAATAAAGAAATTTATTGCATAGATGACTGGAAATATGTTAATAGAAAAGAGGTAGAAGGGTTAATTTCAAAATATACTGCTAAAGTGAAATTATTTGATGGTCTAGATAAAATTCCATTTTCAGATAAATATTTTGACTTTATATACTCTGTCATGTATTTTTACAATTTAAAACGAGATAAGTTAAAAGAAACTCTAAATGAGGTCCTAAGAGTACTTAAAGATAATGGAAAAATTTTGATTGTAGATATGATAATGATAAGGGGAAAGATTAAGAAAGAAATGGAAGAAAGAAAATATTCTCTTGATCACTATGAAGAGGCCAATGGCTTATTCTTTTCTATTTGGAAAAAATTATAG
- a CDS encoding hydantoinase B/oxoprolinase family protein, producing the protein MVSWEVINKATIFIAEEMGVTLKKSALSPNIRERMDHSCAIVDREGKIVAQAEHIPVHLGSFRIAVKNVLKFAEELKEGESLIFNDPYISGTHLNDVGILTPIYYESELIGYVINKAHHVDVGGPLPGSINPNAKTLYEEGIIIPPMKLTDEVIKFIKENFKVPEVSIGDLNAQVSANKIGVIRVKQLIEKYGKKEVLEGWDKSIDHTKSLVLQNSWKEGVYEAEDYLEFNDNLLNITLHLHVKNDKIVADFTGTHKQIDGPLNAVLGVTYSAVSFAIRSALNKDISTNEGFYSFIEVIAEEGSLVNPKKPAAVGGGNVETSQRIADVTFLALSRFLPYIPAASSGTMMNVMMGGIYQGKYWSYYETIAGGSGARPNSDGVSAVHTNMTNTLNTPIEIAEMNYPIIFTSYKIRGGSGGKGFYKGGDGIIRSFKVLSPTRLSILADRFKTSPWGLNGGENGKPGKVYIIKKGEEIEMPSKFTIDLNEGDEVIIETPGGGGYSRS; encoded by the coding sequence ATGGTTAGTTGGGAAGTTATAAATAAGGCCACAATATTCATTGCAGAAGAAATGGGTGTTACTTTAAAGAAGTCTGCTTTATCACCAAATATTAGGGAAAGAATGGATCACAGTTGTGCAATAGTAGATAGGGAAGGTAAAATTGTTGCTCAAGCTGAGCATATTCCAGTTCATTTGGGCTCTTTCAGAATTGCAGTTAAAAACGTGCTGAAGTTTGCTGAGGAATTGAAAGAAGGAGAAAGTCTAATATTTAACGACCCCTATATATCTGGGACGCATTTAAACGATGTTGGAATATTAACTCCAATTTATTACGAGTCCGAACTTATCGGATATGTTATAAATAAGGCTCATCACGTTGATGTTGGCGGTCCGTTACCCGGTAGTATAAATCCAAATGCTAAAACCTTATACGAGGAGGGTATTATAATCCCTCCGATGAAGTTAACAGATGAGGTAATTAAGTTTATAAAAGAGAACTTTAAAGTCCCAGAGGTTTCTATTGGTGATTTAAATGCTCAAGTTTCTGCTAATAAGATTGGAGTTATTAGGGTAAAGCAACTTATTGAGAAATACGGTAAGAAAGAAGTTCTTGAAGGTTGGGATAAAAGCATAGATCATACTAAAAGTCTTGTTCTCCAGAATAGCTGGAAAGAAGGTGTTTATGAGGCTGAGGACTATTTGGAGTTTAACGATAATCTGCTAAATATAACTTTACACTTGCATGTTAAAAATGATAAAATTGTTGCCGATTTTACTGGTACTCATAAGCAAATAGATGGTCCATTAAACGCTGTTTTAGGAGTTACTTATTCCGCAGTTTCCTTTGCAATCAGATCAGCCTTAAATAAGGATATATCAACTAATGAGGGCTTTTATTCTTTCATAGAAGTTATTGCTGAAGAAGGTTCTTTAGTAAATCCTAAAAAGCCTGCGGCAGTTGGTGGTGGTAATGTTGAAACTTCACAAAGAATTGCTGATGTTACTTTTCTGGCCCTATCCCGTTTTCTACCTTATATTCCAGCAGCTAGTTCTGGGACTATGATGAATGTGATGATGGGTGGTATTTATCAAGGTAAATATTGGTCTTATTATGAAACAATTGCTGGTGGCAGTGGTGCTAGACCTAATTCAGATGGAGTGTCAGCTGTCCATACAAATATGACCAATACGTTAAATACTCCAATTGAGATTGCCGAAATGAACTATCCTATTATCTTTACCTCATACAAGATAAGAGGAGGAAGCGGTGGTAAAGGATTTTATAAGGGTGGTGATGGTATAATAAGGAGTTTTAAAGTTCTTTCTCCTACGAGGCTTTCTATTTTAGCTGATAGATTTAAGACCTCTCCTTGGGGTTTAAATGGTGGTGAAAACGGCAAACCTGGTAAAGTTTATATAATAAAAAAGGGAGAGGAGATAGAAATGCCTAGTAAGTTTACGATAGATTTAAATGAAGGAGATGAGGTAATTATTGAAACTCCAGGTGGTGGTGGTTATTCAAGGTCTTAG
- a CDS encoding protease pro-enzyme activation domain-containing protein, whose product MKRVVIIFIFLLLISIFPTFLLSYSVTERQYVIASIFIPPKDISQIYSLAYEVSNPNSPLYHHFLNSSEIMNFMNIHEYEAILSFLKSHDIKIISTSLDSIIVVNVSVLQLEEFLNTTIFFNKFQNYTYYSGIGYFNGNVIVASNFTTLFLKSPDDLVTPSLINQIEKKAITLNFTYADESYPVTWLLKAYNATVLNATGEGYTLGILDFYGDPTIVQQLAYFDKIYNLPPPPSFKIKYIGTSCPFGGLLSGWNLEISLDVEVSHAMAPKANIILYVANPNLPIPAVLAKIVQEDKVNVLSQSWGIPESEIVDNPANLMTVYEMNLYYALGSLEGITFLASTGDVGGSGYSTSPIGSVTFPSTSPFVTAIGGTTTYITLNGSAYQTAWSNYGFIPYFINYGGSTGGISVLFVKPLYQFYIPTPNTYPYGRMVPDISLNANLFPGIQVVFPGNITYLIGGTSEASPLFAGLLTLIMQKDNTTFGLINPLLYYLGEKYYNEAYFPITFGYNIPWVAKYGYNLVTGLGAPNIGEIAHLVKLIKSSSQLRISISLYNGTNYTYYFLPDQEIEIIANITENGKEVTSGSFNAYVYSLSGEVANIELHFNGSRWIGYYYPTVEGPIEVTVNNESATDAFVGYLLVIRGNLNVIYPEIRGEVYNLYDEHVNVSFVNATIYAYQPLNNSYVKVTDITMNSSNEEYVAYLGRNITAGPILIVGNNVYGYIPTFAGSSFLLNTLIIPPLVVEPGVVTPGSSLFIEPLNIPFGNTNISAVLYGLDGKVLSVANLSWVLVPFEGLLAYAYVGYLKIPQNITPGLYTLILNQYSTLGNTSVLEGRYYSQIYVAPQNLSISAKLEGILAEGNNIKIIANITYPNGTEVKYGMFSATVYPLQLQSNYESYTESFEIPLWFNGTLWIGNFTLPSTYTQGNLTYLSGNYFGPFSIFISGISANGYPTTNDLNAQKPFIVQPYTLIANTSVTFAQTFYVYFYHDNISMIGKLFNDILENDIVYNSNLEIINSQINGTLVIRNSNVTLDGVVGDKIVVINSTINVINSKIMNITLLSNSRISNETSVIEYLSIPLPSILLSGNEVVVHGKDIKNIEVFVNGKLIYSGISTQVTLPLYSGYNEIHVIVVQNDGEITSKNFEAYIQYNNNSIISLILSVIAIFLAVILLIMYRQRRT is encoded by the coding sequence ATGAAAAGAGTAGTAATTATCTTTATATTTCTTCTTTTAATTTCTATCTTTCCTACATTTTTATTATCGTACTCTGTTACAGAAAGACAATATGTTATCGCAAGTATATTTATTCCCCCTAAAGATATTAGTCAAATCTATTCATTAGCTTATGAAGTTTCCAACCCTAATTCCCCTTTATATCATCATTTTCTCAATTCATCAGAAATAATGAATTTTATGAATATACACGAATATGAGGCTATACTATCTTTTCTTAAGTCACATGATATTAAGATAATTTCTACGTCTTTAGACTCGATAATTGTAGTTAATGTGAGTGTACTCCAGCTTGAGGAGTTTCTTAACACAACTATTTTCTTTAATAAATTCCAAAACTACACATATTATTCTGGGATTGGTTATTTTAATGGCAACGTAATAGTAGCGAGTAACTTTACTACGCTATTTTTGAAATCACCCGATGATTTAGTTACACCTTCTCTTATTAATCAAATCGAGAAAAAAGCTATAACTTTGAACTTTACTTACGCTGATGAATCTTATCCGGTAACCTGGTTACTAAAGGCATACAACGCTACTGTACTTAATGCAACCGGAGAAGGTTATACATTAGGAATCCTAGACTTTTATGGAGATCCTACTATAGTTCAACAATTAGCTTACTTCGATAAAATATACAACTTGCCCCCTCCACCTTCTTTCAAGATTAAATATATAGGAACTTCTTGTCCTTTCGGAGGTTTACTTTCAGGCTGGAATTTAGAAATAAGTCTTGATGTCGAAGTTTCACATGCTATGGCACCTAAGGCAAATATTATACTTTATGTCGCAAATCCAAATTTGCCAATACCAGCAGTTTTAGCTAAAATTGTTCAAGAGGATAAAGTAAACGTATTATCTCAAAGTTGGGGTATTCCAGAATCAGAAATAGTAGATAATCCAGCAAATCTCATGACTGTTTACGAAATGAATTTGTATTATGCTTTAGGTTCGCTAGAGGGAATAACTTTCCTAGCAAGTACCGGTGATGTAGGCGGTAGCGGTTATAGTACTTCCCCTATTGGTTCTGTTACTTTTCCATCAACTTCGCCATTTGTTACCGCAATAGGTGGTACTACGACATACATTACATTAAATGGCAGCGCTTATCAGACTGCTTGGTCAAATTACGGTTTTATACCTTATTTCATTAATTATGGTGGCTCAACTGGAGGTATTAGTGTTTTATTTGTAAAACCATTGTATCAGTTCTATATCCCAACACCTAATACTTATCCTTATGGGAGAATGGTTCCAGATATTTCTTTAAACGCTAACCTCTTCCCCGGAATTCAAGTAGTCTTTCCAGGTAATATAACTTATTTAATTGGAGGTACCAGTGAAGCTTCACCACTTTTTGCTGGTTTATTAACACTAATAATGCAAAAAGATAACACAACATTTGGTCTAATTAATCCCCTACTTTACTATTTAGGGGAGAAATATTATAATGAAGCTTATTTCCCCATTACATTTGGTTACAATATTCCGTGGGTTGCAAAATACGGATATAATCTTGTTACGGGACTTGGTGCACCAAACATAGGAGAAATTGCTCACTTAGTTAAGTTGATTAAATCTTCTTCCCAGTTAAGAATATCTATTTCTCTTTACAACGGTACAAACTATACTTATTACTTTTTACCAGACCAAGAAATAGAGATAATTGCTAACATTACGGAAAATGGAAAAGAAGTAACCAGCGGTTCATTTAACGCTTATGTGTATTCATTAAGCGGAGAAGTTGCTAATATTGAACTTCATTTTAATGGCAGTAGATGGATAGGTTACTATTACCCTACTGTTGAAGGTCCGATAGAAGTTACAGTAAATAACGAAAGTGCAACAGACGCTTTTGTAGGTTATCTACTAGTTATCAGAGGAAATTTAAATGTTATTTATCCAGAAATCAGAGGAGAAGTATATAACTTATACGATGAACATGTTAATGTTTCTTTTGTAAATGCAACAATATACGCATACCAACCTCTAAATAACTCTTATGTAAAAGTGACAGACATTACAATGAATTCGAGCAATGAAGAATACGTAGCATATTTAGGTAGAAATATTACGGCTGGCCCAATATTAATTGTTGGGAATAATGTTTATGGTTATATACCAACTTTCGCAGGTAGTTCTTTTCTATTAAATACACTAATAATTCCCCCGCTTGTAGTAGAGCCTGGTGTTGTAACACCTGGTAGTTCACTCTTTATAGAACCTCTTAATATACCATTCGGTAACACTAACATTTCGGCTGTGTTGTATGGTCTTGACGGAAAAGTATTATCTGTTGCAAACTTATCTTGGGTTTTAGTGCCATTTGAAGGACTCTTAGCTTATGCCTATGTTGGATACTTAAAAATCCCCCAGAACATAACTCCTGGACTTTATACTTTAATTCTTAATCAATATTCTACGTTGGGTAATACTAGTGTGTTAGAAGGAAGGTACTATTCGCAAATATATGTTGCACCTCAAAATCTTTCAATTAGTGCAAAACTGGAGGGAATTTTAGCTGAAGGGAATAACATAAAAATTATAGCAAATATTACTTATCCTAATGGCACTGAGGTTAAATACGGAATGTTCTCAGCAACTGTTTATCCGTTACAACTTCAGAGTAACTATGAAAGCTATACCGAGAGTTTTGAGATACCATTATGGTTCAATGGAACTTTATGGATAGGCAATTTCACATTACCGTCAACCTATACTCAAGGTAATTTAACATACCTATCGGGAAATTATTTTGGTCCTTTCTCGATTTTTATCTCAGGAATTTCAGCTAATGGATATCCTACAACTAATGACCTTAATGCTCAAAAGCCGTTTATAGTTCAACCATATACACTAATAGCTAACACATCAGTAACTTTCGCTCAAACATTTTACGTTTACTTTTACCATGACAATATTTCAATGATAGGTAAACTATTTAATGATATACTAGAAAATGACATAGTATACAACAGTAATCTGGAAATTATAAACTCTCAAATAAATGGAACTTTAGTAATAAGAAACTCTAATGTCACACTTGACGGTGTTGTAGGTGATAAAATAGTAGTTATAAATTCGACTATAAATGTGATTAATTCTAAAATCATGAATATAACGTTATTATCTAACTCTAGGATATCTAATGAGACCTCAGTAATTGAATACCTTTCCATACCTTTACCTTCAATCTTGCTTAGTGGAAACGAGGTTGTAGTTCATGGTAAAGATATTAAAAATATTGAAGTTTTCGTAAACGGAAAATTAATATATAGTGGCATATCTACTCAAGTTACTCTCCCTCTATATAGTGGGTATAATGAAATTCACGTGATAGTAGTTCAGAATGATGGAGAAATTACAAGTAAAAACTTTGAGGCTTATATACAGTATAACAATAATTCAATAATCTCGTTAATTCTCTCTGTTATAGCTATTTTTCTTGCTGTTATTCTATTAATAATGTATCGCCAGAGAAGAACTTAA
- a CDS encoding aldo/keto reductase, translated as MPIQVALNWYIYIDVMIPIVKASNLKHLEENAGAMEWKLSKEDWEAIAKAR; from the coding sequence ATGCCCATACAAGTTGCTTTAAATTGGTATATATACATTGATGTTATGATTCCCATAGTTAAAGCAAGTAATTTAAAGCATTTAGAAGAGAACGCCGGAGCAATGGAATGGAAATTAAGTAAGGAAGATTGGGAAGCAATAGCTAAAGCTAGATAA
- a CDS encoding TetR family transcriptional regulator, with amino-acid sequence MKTKYVILLGLLSGLTSIFLFMSLDFYFFLDGPVRLWFTPFNVLILPIIVSLLIVNILSHKFSFSEKIYSNLISGVTAYIGSLLVMSVINSIVLALRP; translated from the coding sequence ATGAAAACAAAATATGTTATTTTACTGGGTTTATTGAGTGGACTTACTAGTATATTTCTCTTCATGAGTTTAGATTTTTACTTCTTCTTAGACGGACCGGTTAGGCTTTGGTTTACACCCTTCAACGTACTCATACTACCAATTATCGTATCCCTACTAATTGTAAACATTTTATCACATAAGTTTTCTTTTAGTGAAAAAATTTATAGTAACTTAATCTCTGGTGTAACAGCATACATAGGTTCCCTTCTTGTGATGTCAGTAATTAATAGTATTGTTCTGGCTCTAAGACCTTGA
- a CDS encoding phosphate-starvation-inducible PsiE family protein, with the protein MKLIDFIKAQLKEEKIVSNIVKVIEGILLIAITVIIIYTIYELITTISQGFLVEVIGLVGNAFLLVVLLEIFQSIADFGKGRGRSVVYVMDATVSFLLREIIIEIFNGTPQATILLTYAGLIITIAVSRFLISIKRK; encoded by the coding sequence ATGAAATTAATAGATTTCATAAAAGCTCAACTAAAAGAAGAAAAAATAGTATCTAATATAGTTAAAGTAATAGAAGGAATTCTTTTAATTGCTATAACAGTTATAATAATTTACACGATTTATGAACTTATAACTACTATTTCACAAGGTTTTTTAGTTGAAGTTATAGGACTAGTAGGCAATGCGTTTCTGTTAGTAGTACTTTTAGAAATATTCCAGAGTATAGCTGATTTTGGCAAAGGAAGAGGAAGAAGTGTAGTATATGTTATGGATGCTACTGTGTCTTTCCTGCTTAGGGAAATTATAATAGAAATATTTAATGGTACACCACAAGCTACTATACTCCTAACTTACGCCGGTTTAATAATCACAATAGCTGTTAGTAGATTTTTAATCTCTATTAAGAGGAAATAA
- a CDS encoding DUF1614 domain-containing protein codes for MEKEFTIRRYRFDAFVFNFVFTLIVSLPLFSIISFIISYNVSKLIVPLALMNSFLSGFYLKVDKFHGVNLSIFSEIVISSLLLLVFMSDETYLLLISAILSLAIAYKFSKVVKGHSFGGVTTNYFTAFLFSFINLFLFNSRIVVQNTFISSFIALLLQDILRSKEIDTNYILNFNKRFSLSYDENVLVFGGLGGFDQLYLIPFTATSINFIIVYMIGIHNPFDLENLL; via the coding sequence ATGGAGAAGGAGTTCACTATTAGACGATATAGATTTGATGCTTTTGTGTTTAACTTTGTGTTTACTCTAATTGTCTCACTTCCATTATTCTCTATTATAAGCTTCATTATCAGTTATAATGTTAGCAAATTGATAGTTCCTTTGGCCTTAATGAACTCATTTCTATCGGGCTTTTATTTGAAGGTGGATAAGTTCCATGGGGTAAATCTTTCCATATTCTCTGAGATAGTAATCTCTTCTTTACTATTATTAGTTTTCATGTCTGATGAGACTTACCTCCTCTTGATCTCTGCAATTTTAAGTTTAGCTATAGCATATAAATTTAGTAAAGTTGTAAAAGGGCATTCATTTGGAGGTGTAACGACAAATTATTTCACCGCCTTCCTATTTTCATTTATAAATCTTTTTCTATTTAATAGTAGAATAGTTGTACAAAATACTTTCATCTCTTCCTTTATTGCATTATTATTACAAGATATATTGAGATCTAAGGAGATAGACACGAATTATATATTGAATTTTAATAAAAGATTTTCTTTAAGCTATGATGAGAACGTCCTAGTCTTTGGTGGCTTAGGAGGATTTGATCAATTGTATCTAATTCCTTTTACCGCAACTTCCATTAATTTCATTATAGTTTATATGATTGGAATTCATAATCCTTTTGATTTAGAAAATCTACTATGA
- a CDS encoding hydantoinase/oxoprolinase family protein — translation MLVAVDIGGTFTDIIGVKDDGEIVYYKGLSTPKNPEIGVKEGVQKLGINIDTLIHATTIATNSLLGQVNLELPKTALMTTKGFSDIIEIGRQNRPELYNLFFEKPKPLVPRELRFEVDERINSRGDVLKPLNTQEVEELAKKINVDAIAVVFLHSYLNSIHEKMAKEILSRYVKYVTASYEVSPEQREYERTTTTVINVMLKPLVSKYIESLWKEIKPREFFIVASSGGLIDANEAIERPVQLIESGPAAGVVGVKYFADEMNIKNAISFDMGGTTAKAGSIVNGEIEITNEYEVGGRTHHGRIIKGSGYPVRFPFIDLAEVSAGGGTIIWLDESGGLNVGPLSAGADPGPMCYNKGGNLPTLTDANLVLGRIGEELLSGYMKLNKELAIKGFEKLGDPIQVAKEAVRLATLEMARAIRLVTVERGLDPSEFTLFSFGGAGPQFAADIAEELSIKRILIPVYPGLFSALSMLLADIKIEIRRAYPKDIEREFRELEEELRKKMSGIDYFLRYADVRYKGQGWELTVPADGDIRRNFEQRHKNAYGFTLPYDIEIVNIRVFGIKRIKKPKLTLKISNNVKVKRRKVYFDDWIDAKVFIRETLPIGFKEKGPAVIEEYSATTVIPEGWTFTVLPNYFIELMRE, via the coding sequence ATGCTTGTTGCAGTTGACATAGGTGGTACATTTACTGATATAATAGGAGTGAAAGATGACGGAGAAATTGTTTACTACAAGGGTCTGTCAACACCAAAAAATCCAGAAATTGGAGTAAAAGAAGGTGTTCAAAAATTAGGAATAAATATAGATACTCTGATACATGCTACAACAATTGCAACAAACTCTCTTCTTGGACAAGTCAATTTAGAGTTGCCAAAAACTGCATTAATGACCACTAAGGGTTTTTCTGACATAATTGAAATTGGAAGACAAAACAGACCAGAACTCTATAATTTATTCTTTGAAAAACCTAAACCTTTAGTACCAAGGGAATTAAGATTTGAGGTTGATGAAAGGATTAATTCACGAGGTGATGTGTTAAAGCCGCTTAACACTCAAGAAGTAGAAGAATTAGCAAAAAAGATTAATGTTGATGCGATTGCAGTAGTATTTTTGCATTCTTATTTAAACTCTATCCACGAAAAGATGGCTAAAGAGATACTTTCAAGATATGTAAAGTATGTAACAGCCTCTTATGAGGTTTCTCCGGAACAAAGAGAATATGAAAGAACAACGACAACGGTAATTAATGTAATGTTAAAGCCCCTTGTAAGTAAGTATATAGAATCTTTATGGAAGGAGATAAAGCCTAGAGAGTTCTTCATAGTAGCAAGTTCTGGTGGATTAATTGATGCTAATGAAGCTATTGAAAGACCAGTACAATTAATTGAATCTGGACCAGCTGCCGGAGTTGTTGGGGTTAAATACTTTGCAGATGAGATGAATATAAAGAATGCAATTAGTTTTGATATGGGCGGAACTACAGCTAAAGCTGGTTCAATTGTTAATGGTGAAATTGAAATAACAAATGAATACGAAGTGGGTGGTAGGACTCATCATGGTAGGATAATTAAAGGTTCTGGGTATCCGGTTAGGTTTCCTTTCATTGATTTAGCTGAAGTATCCGCTGGTGGTGGAACAATAATTTGGTTAGATGAATCTGGAGGACTAAACGTTGGTCCTTTAAGTGCTGGGGCTGATCCGGGTCCTATGTGCTATAATAAGGGTGGTAATTTACCAACATTAACTGACGCTAATCTCGTTTTAGGAAGAATAGGTGAGGAATTATTAAGTGGTTATATGAAACTGAATAAGGAATTAGCAATAAAAGGATTTGAAAAGTTAGGCGATCCTATACAAGTTGCGAAGGAGGCAGTAAGATTAGCTACTCTAGAAATGGCTAGAGCAATAAGGTTGGTAACAGTCGAAAGGGGTTTAGACCCTTCAGAATTTACGCTATTCTCTTTTGGCGGCGCTGGACCTCAGTTTGCAGCAGATATAGCTGAAGAACTTAGTATTAAGAGGATTTTAATCCCAGTCTACCCTGGACTGTTTAGTGCACTATCTATGTTATTGGCTGATATTAAAATAGAAATTAGAAGGGCCTATCCTAAAGATATTGAAAGAGAGTTTAGGGAATTGGAAGAGGAATTGAGAAAGAAAATGTCTGGTATTGATTACTTTTTAAGGTATGCTGATGTTAGATATAAGGGTCAAGGATGGGAGTTAACTGTACCTGCAGATGGTGATATAAGAAGAAATTTTGAGCAGAGGCATAAAAATGCATATGGTTTTACTTTACCTTATGATATTGAGATTGTGAATATAAGAGTATTTGGGATTAAGAGGATTAAGAAGCCGAAGCTTACGTTAAAGATATCAAATAACGTAAAAGTAAAGAGAAGGAAAGTTTACTTTGATGATTGGATTGATGCTAAAGTCTTTATCAGAGAGACTTTACCAATCGGGTTTAAAGAGAAAGGACCGGCGGTCATAGAAGAATATAGCGCTACAACAGTAATTCCTGAAGGATGGACTTTTACTGTTCTTCCGAATTATTTTATAGAGTTAATGAGGGAGTAA
- a CDS encoding DUF5591 domain-containing protein has protein sequence MQCPPLHGERIIKREGEDPFKHPVVRKWYEILLNEWKSTKPYAVLLPCTSIKPYHLSRTHKLAYAIMRGYEEKVQFYSVSEPMLLVPREYEDCYPFNSYDYPPSMMTKEEREEFIELLAKVLINVRNMHAHIVGILPKHHYSVVKEASEITGVNVKLYPYGRLPFKTISEVLNNLKEMMKARHT, from the coding sequence ATGCAATGTCCTCCTCTTCACGGAGAAAGAATAATTAAAAGAGAAGGAGAAGATCCTTTTAAGCATCCAGTAGTTAGAAAATGGTACGAAATTCTTCTTAACGAATGGAAATCTACAAAACCTTACGCTGTTCTTCTCCCTTGCACCTCTATAAAACCATATCACTTATCGAGAACCCATAAGTTAGCTTATGCTATAATGAGAGGATACGAGGAAAAAGTACAGTTTTATTCTGTATCAGAACCTATGTTGTTAGTACCAAGAGAATATGAAGACTGCTACCCGTTTAACTCTTATGATTATCCACCATCAATGATGACTAAGGAGGAAAGAGAGGAATTTATTGAATTATTAGCAAAAGTTCTTATAAATGTTAGAAATATGCATGCTCACATTGTAGGAATATTGCCAAAACATCATTATAGTGTAGTAAAAGAAGCTTCAGAAATTACTGGAGTTAATGTTAAGTTATATCCCTACGGAAGGTTACCATTTAAAACTATTTCTGAAGTATTAAATAATTTGAAAGAAATGATGAAAGCCCGCCACACTTAA